The DNA sequence CGGCAACATCACCGATCCGGCAAATGACAAGACCTATTCGGGCAAGGCAACCTTGTCGGGCGACTCGCTCAAGATGAGCGGTTGCGTGCTCGGCGGACTGATCTGCAAGAGCCAGACCTGGCACAAACTCTAAGCGACCATTTCCGTGTGATCTCTAAACGGGGCCTGGTGGGCCCCGTTTTCGTTCTGTCGATGAGCAGGCAGCGCTCGGTCGGCATTCTGGTTGCCGCAACCCAGTCAACATCCCTTCAATCAATTTGAACGGCAGATGAACGCCGGCATCAGAGCCGGTTCAGAGGCGTCAGGGCATTCTCATGCGTGTTGAAGGAGACACGGACCCAATGCTTGCTCGCCGCTTCACCATCGTCTGCCTGCTGATGAGCCTGTTTGGAATGTTCTTCGCCATCCTTGTCGCCGAAGCGGGCCGTTCCCCGCGCTCCTGGGACGGCGCCACCAGAATGTGCCATCTCGCCTGCCTGACCGATTTTCGTCACTGAAGCAGAGAACCCGGACCTCGAAAAGAAAAGCACAGAGATCATGAACCGCATCGCCGCCAACCTCTCCAAGACCCTCCGGCTCCTGCCGCGGGCGGCGCTCATCCTGATACTTCTGGCCGCTCCGGTCCTGGCGGTGCCGATGATGCGCGCCGATAGCGGCTCGACGATCGAGGCGCCGGCGCTCAGAAAGTCCGGCGTCGGGTTCGTGCTGCTGGTCAGCCTGCAGCGGGGTTGAAGAAAAAAGGGCGCTTTAAGCGCCTTCGGCGGCGAGCCCCCTCCCAACCGCCCGTCCAAGTCTCTATATTGAGCCATGGAAAAGCGAATCTATCCCCAAGCCATCGAATCTGTCGTCATGCCCGAGCCCTTTGGCCGGCAAAGCTTCGATAACGCCGAAAAGGCCGTTGCCGCGCTGCAGGTGCTCTACGACCGCAATACCAAGTTTCTGCGCGATTCCTTCGCGGCCCTAGCCGCCGGCGGCGACAGCAGCAAGCGCTACCGGGCCTTCTACCCCGAGATCGGCGTCACCACGAGTTCGTTCACCCAGGTCGATTCGCGCCAGGCCTATGGCCACATGCCAACACCAGGTCATTTCGCCACCACGGTTACCCAGCCGGACCTGTTCGAGACCTACCTCATCGAGCAGCTTCGGCTGATCATGCGCAATCACGGCGTGTCGGTAGCCGTCTCGGAATCGACCACGCCGATTCCGCTGCATTTCGCTTTTCTGGAAGGCACCTATGTCGACGGCGCCGCTGCCGAACGCATCAAGCGGCCGATCCGCGACCTGTTCGACGTGCCGGATCTCGACGGCACCGACGATCAGATCGCCAATGGCACGTTCGAAGTGGCCTTCGGCGAGCCCCGGCCGCTGGCGCCGTTCACGGCGCAGCGCATCGACTATTCGCTGCACCGCATGACGCACTACACCGCAACCAGCCCGCAGCATTTCCAGAACTTCGTGCTGTTCACCAACTATCAATTCTATATCGACGAGTTCGTCGCCCGCGCCCGCGACCTGATGGAAAAGGGCGGTGACGGCTACACGGAATTTGTCGAACCTGGCAACGTTATCACCCGGGCCGGGCAGAGCGCGCCCAGCGACGGCGTAGCGCCACAGCGTCTGCCGCAGATGCCGGCCTACCATCTGAAGAAGCCGAACCATGGCGGCATCACCATGGTCAATATCGGCGTGGGTCCTTCCAATGCCAAGACCATCACCGACCATGTCGCGGTGCTTCGGCCACATGCCTGGGTGATGCTTGGTCACTGCGCCGGGCTGCGCAACACCCAGGCGCTCGGCGACTATGTGCTCGCGCATGCCTATGTGCGCGAGGACCACGTGCTGGACGACGATCTTCCGGTCTGGGTGCCGATCCCGCCGCTGGCCGAGATCCAGGTCGCGCTGCAGGAAGCCGTCGCCGAGGTCACCGGCCTGTCGGGCTATGATTTGAAGCGCATCATGCGTACCGGCACCGTCGCCACCATCGACAACCGCAACTGGGAACTGCGCGACCAGCGCGGACCGGTGCAGCGCCTGTCGCAGTCGCGCGCCATTGCGCTCGACATGGAATCGGCGACCATCGCCGCCAATGGCTTCCGCTTCCGCGTCCCCTACGGCACGCTGCTGTGCGTTTCCGACAAGCCGCTGCATGGCGAGTTGAAGCTGCCTGGCATGGCAACCGAATTCTACAAGCGGCAGGTGGCGCAGCACCTGACTATCGGCATCAGGGCGATGGAGAAGCTGGCGGAGATGCCGATGGAGCGGCTGCATTCGCGCAAGCTCCGGAGCTTTTCGGAAACGGCATTCCAGTAGGCGACCGCGAAGCCTCGGCGAGGCAATTCGTCGTCTTGCTCAGGCCGCAATTTGGCCGATAAGCAAATCGAACGGACCGACACGCGGCATTCAGCGGATACAACCTCGCAGACACGACCTCAATGGGAACAGGCGCGCGCTTGAACATGACGGCTGGGCTGGCATTCCTGGCGATGACGGCATTGTCGGCCGCTTTGTTGGCCGGATTTTTCGGCACGCTGCACCCGGCGTTCGATTCCTTCTCGCATTTCCGCATTCATCTCAGCGTGCTGATGGCACTTCTGGCGCTGCCGCTGCTCGCCAGCTCGTTTCGGCTGCAAGCCGCGGCTGGGCTGCTTTTCGCCATTTTCTGCCTGGCCACAACGACGGGTGCGCTGCCCAAATGGTGGCCACAACAGGCGGCCGCCAAGCCGACCGGCCAGATCGTCTACAGCCTGCTGCAGATGAATCTGCGCTTCAACAACCCAACACCTAAGAAAGTGCTCTCACTGATCGGCCGCACCAATCCGGACGTGATCACGCTCGACGAGGTGTCGCAGATGTGGACGATCGAGCTTGGCTACATCGCCAGCGCCTACCCCTACCGAATCCTCTGCCCCTACCCAAACGGCATGTTCGGCGTGGCGCTGCTGTCGCGCCGGCCCTTTGCCGCCGACGCCGCGCCGCGCTGCGAGCCGCGCGGCGCGATGGCCATCGCCACAGCCGACTTCGGCGGCACCGATGTCGATGTCGCCGCGATCCATTTGAGCTGGCCCTGGCCGAAGGAGCAATACTGGCAGATCGGCGAACTGGCGCAGCCACTGGCCGCGCTCGGCGAGACCGCGATCATGGCAGGCGATTGCAACGCCGTGCCGTGGAGTGCCGCGGTGCGGCGGGTCGCGGCTCTCGGCGGGCTGACACTCATGCCTTCCGCCGGCCCGACGTGGATCCACCGGACGCTGCCCGACTTCCTGCGCCGCTATGCAGGCCTGCCGATCGACCAGGTGTTCAGCAAAGGCGGCGTGACGATCCTGTCTTCGACGCGGCTGGAAGATACCGGCTCCGACCACCTGCCGGTGCTGGTCGAATTCTCGGTCCGGTCCGATGAGAAACAGCCTGAGGATGAGCACGCCACCGCGCTCGCGGCGCACGATTTGCCTGCTGAGCCGCGCGGCTGACGCGTCAAAGCGAATGGAGCACCCGCGCCACGGCGAAGCGTTGAGATGGCGAACGGATTGCTCGTTCAAGGTTTCCCGATCAAGGCAGCGATCAGGTGTTCGACATGGCCGCCATCGCGATGCTCACGCCGATCGAAGGCGTTTTGCCTCGCCTCATATTCTGCATAAACGGCCTTGATGCGAAGCCGAGCCTCGCGGCGCGCCTTGTCGCATGACGGGTCGTTGGCGACCCGCAGGCCAGTTATCGACCTTTCTGTCACGCGCATCATCTCCCTGGCGATGCGCCCATGTGTTTCCTCATGGGCGCGAACACCCGCGAAAAACCTGTTCCAACGCCTCTTCAACGTCGGCGCCATGGGCGAGCCAACGCGAGGGAAGGTGTAGAACAGATTGAGCGTGCCGTTGACCCGCCGCAGCCGGCAGACGCCGTTGTCCTGGCCTCCGCCGAGATCCCAGTCGACCGTATAGGCGGTTGTGGCGATGGCATGCGTCATGAAGCCATGCTTAGGCCCCTTGCTGTCCATCGCGTCGATGAAGGCCGTACCCGAGTTTCCCGTGATGTCGTAGGTCCGCGTCTGGACGATTGCCCTGGTGCCGGCAAAGGCCTCAGGCGCGCACAGTGTCCCGATGACGGCGAGGCATGTCAGAACTGTCCGGCGCATCGGCATTCTCCTTGTCCCCGGAGAAGGGAACCATAAGCCGGTGATAGTTTCAACGGTTCTGCTGCGCTGCATGCTCTCGCAGCCGGAACTGCGCTGCAATTTTGCTGCCGCGCCCTGGACGGCGCGGCGGCGCAGGGGTCACATGCCCTGGTAGACCGGTCCTTCACCGCCTTGCGGGGGCACCCAGTTGATGTTCTGGTTCGGGTCCTTGATGTCGCAGGTCTTGCAGTGGACGCAGTTCTGCGCGTTGATGACGAAGCGCACATCCTTCGCCTGCGGGTCGGCGGCGGCGTTGCCGTCCTTGTCGACCCATTCGTAGACGCCGGCCGGGCAATAGCGTGTGGAAGGTCCGGCAAAGACATCATGTTCCGAGCGTTTCTGCAGGTCCATGTCGCCGACCAGCAGATGGACCGGCTCGTTTTCCTCGTGATTGGTGTTGGATAGGAACACCGAGGACAGACGGTCGAAGGTCAGCACGCCATCCGGCTTCGGATAGACGATCTTCTTGTGCTTGGCGGCCGGCTCGAGCGTGGCATAGTCGGCCTTGCCGTGCTTCAGCGTGCCGAAGGGCGAGACGCCGAACAGCGTGTTCAGCCACATGTCGAGGCCGCCGAGGCTGACGCCGATGATGGTGCCGAAGCGCGACCACAGCGGTTTGACGTTGCGCACCTTCTTCAGGTCCTTGCCGATGTCGGTCGCCCGCCAGGCATCCTCATAGGCGGAAAGCTCGTCATTGGCTCGGCCGGCGCCGATCGCCTCGGCGACATGCTCGGCCGCCAGCATCCCCGACAGCACCGCATTGTGGGAGCCCTTGATGCGCGGCACGTTGACGAAGCCCGCCGCGCACCCCATCAGCGCACCGCCCGGGAACGACAATTTCGGCACTGACTGCCAGCCGCCCTCGGTTATGGCGCGCGCGCCGTAGCCCAGGCGCTTGGCGCCCTCGAACGTGCCCGCGATCGCCGGATGGGTCTTGAAGCGCTGGAATTCCTCGAAAGGCGACAGATAGGGATTCTTGTAATTGAGGTGGAGGACGAAGCCGACCGCCACCTGGTTGTCCTCCAGATGATAGAGGAACGAACCGCCGCCAGTCTTCATGTCCAGCGGCCAGCCGAAGGAATGCTGCACCAGACCCGGCCGATGGTTCTCCGGCTTGACCTGCCAGAGTTCCTTGAGGCCGATGCCGTATTTGCCGGGCTCGCGGCCATCGGAGAGTTTATATCTAGCGATCAACTGCTTGGCCAGCGAACCGCGCGCGCCTTCGCCGATCAGCACATATTTGCCCATCAACGCCATGCCCGGCGCGAAGCCCGGACCATGCGTGCCGTCCTTCTCGACGCCCATGTCTCCGGTGACGACGCCGGTGACGGCACCTTCTTCATTGTAGAGCAGGCCGGCCGCGGCAAAGCCTGGGTAGATCTCGACGCCGAGCGCCTCGGCCTTGCCAGCCAGCCAGCGGCAGACGTTGCCGAGCGAGACGATATAGTTGCCGTGGTTGTTCATCAGCGGCGGCATGAAGATGTTGGGCAGGCGGAACGAACCGGCGGGGCCGAGCACCAGGAAATGGTCCGCAGTGACCGGCGTTTTGAAGGGATGACCATCCTCCTCGCGCCAGCCAGGCAGCAACCGGTCGATGCCGATCGGATCGACGACGGCCCCCGACAGGATGTGGGCGCCGACTTCGCCGCCCTTTTCCAGCACGACGACGGAGAGCTCGGGATTGACCTGCTTGAGGCGGATGGCCGCGGCAAGGCCGGCCGGTCCGGCACCGACGATGACCACGTCGAATTCCATGCTTTCGCGTTCGATATCGCTCATCAACCCCTCCGCACTGGCTTGCCGCCGTTGGCGTATCTTGCTGGCTCCTGCGCTGCATAGCGCATCAATTGGCGACAGGAAACCGGCGCATACCTGACAATGCCGATTTGGCCAAAAAGTCGCGCTTTGCGCGGCAGAGAGGCCATTTCCACGCGGCGCGGCCCGCAAGGCTTGCGTTTTTTATTGTTCGACGGCTTGCTTATCGGCCATACTTCCCGCCATGCGCATTCCCGGGCCAGGCGGCTTCTCTTCGACGCGCTTTCCATCAACGCCCGGCCGGGCCTGCCGGGCGCTTATTTTGGCCCTTCTGGCGTCGAGCCCGTGTCATGCCGTCGCGGATGAAGTGAAGGTCTGGGCGACAGGCGCATACTCGTTTTCCGACGAGCTTGGCGGTTTCCGCATCACCGGAGCCTCCGGCATCGGAACCAAGGACGATCCGCTGGTCATCACCGAAGAGCTGAATTCGGCGACACCCGTGACGCTGACCATCCGCACCACAAAGCCGATCCAGGCATTCGGCAGAGCAGGCGAGTTCGCCAATGGCATCATGTACATGCGCATCGACGTGCTCAACAACAGCGGCCAGGCCTGGATCGAGTTCCAGTTCGAGCTTCAGGAAATACTGGACCAGCCAAGCGTGTTCGGAGACGGGCTTTCGTTCGACCAGCGCAACAAGACGCCCGACAATATCTGGTCGAGCAATTTCGCCGATTTCGACCGCGATTTCGAGCCCTATGACCGGCTGCTGTTCAAAAACGGCAAGGTGGACCCGCTGAAGACCGCCAGCTTCGAATTCCTGATGACCGACTACACGCCGCGATGGACCTTCTATTTGGTTCAGGATCCACGCATACCCACTGGCTAGACCGCGACCTCGCCTTGGCAAGCGGGATTGGCTGCCGCGACCGACTTCGCCGAGGTTGCAAATTGATCCCGCCCGGACGATGGTGCGGCCATGACTGCCGCCTCTCCCAACAATCCGGTCGATTTGGCCGATCTGCTCGCCTTCTATGCCAGCGCGGGTGTTGACGAGGCGTTGGAGGATGCGCCGGTCAATCGGTTCGCGGAGGCCGTGCCGAAGCCGGCGGAGCGCACGCCGGCGGCGGCGCCACGCGAAAGCAAGGCACCGGAGCCGGCCACGGGTCCACCGCGCCTCGATGCGCGCGCCTTGCCGGATGCTCCGGCCCCGCGCCCGCCCACCTCGGCCGTGCCCGACGAAGCGCAGGCGGCGCTGGCACGCCAACTGGCAATGACGGCGACGACCCTGGACGAGCTGCGCCAGCACATGGCAGCTTTCGAGGGCTGCAATCTCAAGGCGACCGCCAAGAACCTGGTATTCGCCGACGGCAACCCGCAAGCGGCTGTCATGCTGGTCGGTGAAGCCCCGGGCCGTGACGAGGACATTGAAGGACTGCCGTTCGTCGGGCGCTCGGGCCGCCTGCTCGACCGGATGCTGGCTGCGATCGGCCTCGACCGTAGCTCGGTCTACATCGCCAATGTCATTCCCTGGCGCCCACCCGGCAACCGCACGCCGACGCCGCACGAGACCGAGATCTGCCGGCCGTTCATCGAGCGTCAGATCGAGCTGGTCAATCCCAAGGTGCTGATCAATCTCGGCGGCCCGTCGGCCAAGACCTTGCTCAACACCTCGGAAGGAATCCTGCGGCTGCGCGGCAACTGGCGCGTCCACACCACGGGTTCCGGCATTGCCATTCCAGCCATGCCGACACTGCACCCGGCCTATCTCTTGCGCACCCCCGCGCACAAGAAGCTCGCATGGCGGGATTTTCTCGAAGTGAAGGCGAAGCTGCGGGAAGTGAGCTAACGATGACCTTGCAGGTGATTGAAATACATTCAGCGTCAGCCTAGTCGTCCTGCATGACAACGCCCCAAACCTCCGCCGGTAGCCTGATCCGCGAATGGCGCACGCGACGTCGCATGAGCCAGCTCGACCTCGCCATGGAGGCCGAAATCTCGCAACGGCATCTCTCCTTCGTCGAAAGCGGGCGTGCCGCGCCCTCGCGCGACATGGTGCTGCATCTGGCCGAGCAGCTTGCGATCCCGCTGCGGCAGCGCAATCAATTGCTGCTAGCCGCGGGCTTCGCGCCGAGCTTCAGCGAACGGCCGCTCACCGACACGACGCTGGCACCGGCAATGGCGGCGGTCGAGATGGTGCTCAAGGGGCATGAGCCGTTTCCGGCATTGGCGGTGGACCGGCACTGGAACCTGGTTGCGGCGAACACGGCGATCGGGCCATTCCTGGCCGATGTTTCCGAGCCCTCTCTGCTCCAGCCACCCGTCAATGTGCTGCGGCTCAGCCTGCACCCAGGTGGTGTCGCGCCGCGGATCGTGAACCTCCAGGAATGGCGCACCCACCTGCTCGAACGGCTGAAACATCAGAACGATGCTGCCGGTGACCCGGTGCTGGTGGCATTGGAGCAAGAGCTTCGCGGTTATCCCTCTGGCCTGCAGAGCAGCCGGCCGGCGCCGGTCGAGCCGAATGCGATCGTGCATCCGCTGCGGCTTGCCCATGGCGATACGGTGCTTTCCTTCATCAGCACCATCACCGTGTTTGGCACGCCACTGGATGTCACCCTTTCGGAACTGGCGATCGAATCCTTTTTCCCGGCCGATGAGCAGACACGGGCGATGCTGGTACGCTTGGCGAAGGAACGGTCCTGATCACCCTTGCGGCAGCGCAGCTTTGCGGGTGCGCGTCCGCTCCAGACCCAGCTGCCGTTCGCGCCAGATGATGAAGATGCCGGCGGCGACCACGATCACGCCACCGACCAGCGTGCCGGGCGAGGTCACGTCGCCGAAAGCGAAATAGCCGACGACGACGCCGAGGATCATCGAGGTGTATTCGAAAGGCGCCACGACCGAGGCTTCGGCATGACGATAGGCCGCGGTCATCAAAATCTGGCCGAGCCCGCCACAAAAGCCGGCGAGGATGAGCAACGTGGCTTGTATTGGCGTCAGCGACTGCCAGCCGAAGGGCAGCGTCAACAGCGAGAGCACGCTCGCCGTCGACGAGAACCATAGCACGATGGTCGCCGTCTTCTCCGTCTGCACGAGATTGCGCACCAACAGCATGGCGACAGCGGAGATTGCCGCGGCCGCCAGCGCGGCCATGACGCCCAGGACCTCCTGGTGGTCGAGACCTTCATCCGAATTGAGCAGCGTCAGCTCCGGCCAGGAAATGACGAGCACGCCAATGAGGCCGATTGCGACAGCGCTCCAGCGATAGACGCGGATCGTCTCGCCAAGGAAGACCGAGGAGAACACCACGACCAGCAGCGGCTGTGCATAGTTCAGGGTGATCGCCTCGGGAAGAGGCAGCCTGGTGAGCGCGAAAAAGCCGAGCCCCATGGCACCGACGCCGACGACGCCACGCGCGACGTGGTTGAAGGGGCGTTTCGTGACGAATGCCGTGGCCAGATGTCCCTTCAACGTCAGGAAGACAATGATCGGGAAGATGGCGAAGAAGGAACGGAAGAAGACGATCTGCCCGGCAGGCACATCGCCCGCCGCCTTGATACAGGTTTGCATGCCGACAAATACCGCCACGGAGACGATCTTCAGCACGATGCCTCTCAGCGTACCGTGGCCGAGCGCCGTCTCTGGTTGCGCCCCCGCTCCTGATGTCACTTTGGCAATGCGTCTCTGCCCGCGGTCGAGGGCACGTTGCGGTTCTCGAAATGGCAGAACGGGAAATTATCGGGGCGCCAAACGAAAGCGCCCATCCCGAATTTCGGTGTGACGGCCGTCATGACTGCCTCGCGACAAGGAAAGGATGACCTGAATTAGGCCCTGCCGCAGTTTTGTCGAGGGAGTGTTTCGTGTAAAGAGCGCGGACTTCGAATTTTGGACCGGTCAGATCATGTCCGGTCCCCGGAAAAGACAGGAAAAGCCAGGGAATGCGCACCGATACAGGCCAGGTCTTCAAACTCGAGGACTATCGCCCCAGCGACTACCTCATTCCGGAAACCAGCCTTGAATTCCGTCTTTCGCCGCAGGCAACGGTCGTCGCCGCGATACTGACCGTCGAACGCCGCGAGGACATATCCACGTCGGCTCCGCTGGTGCTCGACGGCGATGGGTTGACGCTCAAACGCGTCGAGGTCGACGGCAAGGTGGTGAGACCGGCGGATCTGCTGACGAGCCCCGACCAACTGACCCTGCTCAAACCGCCGGCGGCACCTCGTTTCCAGCTGCTGATCGAAACCGAACTGGCCCCAGCCGGCAACGAGGCCTTGATGGGCCTTTACCGCTCGAACAACGTGTACTGCACGCAATGCGAGGCGGAGGGTTTTCGCCGCATCACCTATTTCCTCGACCGCCCCGATATCCTGTCCGTCTACACGGTGCGCATCGAGGCGCGACGCGACGAGGCGCCGCTGCTCCTGTCGAACGGCAATCCGGTCGAGAGCGGCGATCTCGCCGAAGGCTGGCACTACGCCACATGGCACGACCCCTTCCCCAAACCATCCTATTTGTTCGCGCTGGTGGCCGGCAATCTCGGCCAGGTGGCCGACAATTTCGTCACCAAGTCCGGCCGTAAGGTCGAGCTCGGCATCTATGTCGAGCCCGGCAAGGAGGCGCTCGCCGGCTACGCGATGGACGCGCTGAAGCGGTCGATGCAATGGGACGAGGAGGCGTTTGGCCGCGAGTACGACCTCGACGTCTTCAACATCGTCGCCGTGTCGGACTTCAACATGGGCGCAATGGAGAATAAGGGCCTCAACATCTTCAACGACAAATACGTGCTGGCCGACCAGGAGACGGCGACGGACGCCGATTTCGCCAATATCGAGGCGATCATCGCGCATGAATATTTCCACAATTGGACAGGCAACAGAATCACTTGCCGCGACTGGTTCCAGCTTTGCCTGAAGGAAGGGCTGACGGTCTTCCGCGATCATGAATTCTCCGCCGACCAGCGCTCGCGCGCGGTCAAGCGCATAGCCGAGGTGCGCACGCTGCGGGCCCACCAGTTTCCCGAGGACCAGGGCCCGCTGGCGCATCCCGTGCGGCCGCGCCGCTACCGCGAGATCAACAATTTCTATACGGCGACGGTCTACGAGAAAGGCTCCGAAGTGGTGCGCATGATCCGCACCATTCTCGGGGCCGAGGTCTTTCGCGCCGGCATGGACCTCTATTTCGAACGCCACGACGGCGAGGCCGCGACCATCGAGGATTTCATAAAGGTGTTCGAGGACGCGTCCGGCCGCGACCTGTCGCAATTCGCGCTATGGTATCACCAGGCGGGCACACCCAACCTGACGGTGAGTTCGACGCACAATCCGGCCGCACAGGAATTCACGCTCGAGATCGAGCAGTCGGTGCCGCCGACCCCCTCCGAAAGCCGCAAGCGGCTGATGCACATCCCGCTCGCCTTCGGCCTGATCGGCGCCGGCGGCAAACCTGTCGCGTATAGCGGCGTCGAGGGCGCCAGCGTCGAGGACGGCGTCATCCATGTCCGCAAGCGTCGCCATGTGGTGCGTTTCTCGGGCGTGGCCGAGCGCCCGGCGGTGTCGCTCAACCGTGGCTTTTCGGCGCCGGTGACGCTCTCGGCCGAGCAGAAGGCGGCCGACCAGTACTTCCTCGCCCGCCATGACAGCGACGCCTTCTCGCGCTGGCAGGCCTTCAACACGCTGTTGACCGATGCTCTGATCGCTGCCTTCCGCCAGATCCTTGGCGGCAAACAGCCGGACTTCGCCCCACGGCTGACCGAGCTTGCCGGCAGCATCGCCAGCGACGAGACGCTGGAGCCAGCCTATCGGGCCCTGGCCCTGGCGCTGCCTGGAGACGCCGATATCGCCCGCGACATCGGCAAGAACATCGATCCCGACGCCATCCATGCGGCCCGACAGGCGCTTGCGCTGGCGATCGGCATGGCCAATGGCGAGGCATTTTCCGGCCTCTACGACAGCCTTGCCGACAAGAGCGCTTTCAGCCCCGACGCGGCGAGTGCCGGACGGCGCGCCTTGCGCAACATTCTGCTGGATTATCTCTCGCTGCTGCCAGATGGAGCGGCGTTGGCGGCCGGGCATTTCCAGTCCGCGAGCAACATGACCGACCGGGCGGCCGCATTGGCCGTGCTCGCGCATCGCCACCACGGATCGCCGGAGGCAAGCAAGGCGCTGGCGGCTTTCGAACAGACATATGCGTCGGACCCGCTGGTGATGGACAAATGGTTCCAGATACAGGCCAGCGTGCCTGGGCCGCAGGCGGTGGAGACGGTTCGCGCCCTGACCGCTCATGCCGGCTTCTCGATGGGCAATCCGAACCGGGTGCGCTCGTTGATCGGCACATTCTCCAGCGCCAACCAGACCGGCTTTCACCGCGCCGACGGCGAAGGCTACCGCTTCTTCGCACGAACGGTGCTCGAGGTTGAAAAGCGCAATCCGCAAGTGGCGGCAAGACTGGCAACGGCGCTCAGATCATGGCGCTCGCTCGAACCGGGCAGGCAAGCCCAGGCCCGGGAAGTGCTGGTTTCGATCGCCAATGCCGAAAACCTGTCGGCGGATCTGCGCGACATCGTCGAGCGCACGTTGGCTTAGGCGCTCCCGCCTTCTTCCCTGCGGGAGAAGGCCGGGTTCTAAAAGCCCATTATTTAGTCGATTTTTAATCTTTTTTCGCCGGACCACTGGACAAGGCGAATCACCTTTGATTCTTTAATGGCGATTCGGAAGTGCGGTGTTGCCGGATCACCAGCACATAGAAATGCGGCATACTGAAATCGGGAGTGCCATTTATGGCAAAGGCGGACGCGTGGGGCGCGCCCGGTGGGATGGTTTTTGCGCGTCGCGAGACGCGCGGCGATGGCCTTGCCGGGAATACGCGGCTCATTGCCGAACCGGCCTACAAGCGGCTTCTGGCGGCCGAACGGCTGCTGCGCCGGTCGATACCGGCCCTCATCGTCATCTTCCTGCTCGTCATCGCGGCGCTGCGTGTAATCTCGCTGATGAACGA is a window from the Mesorhizobium australicum WSM2073 genome containing:
- the pepN gene encoding aminopeptidase N — encoded protein: MRTDTGQVFKLEDYRPSDYLIPETSLEFRLSPQATVVAAILTVERREDISTSAPLVLDGDGLTLKRVEVDGKVVRPADLLTSPDQLTLLKPPAAPRFQLLIETELAPAGNEALMGLYRSNNVYCTQCEAEGFRRITYFLDRPDILSVYTVRIEARRDEAPLLLSNGNPVESGDLAEGWHYATWHDPFPKPSYLFALVAGNLGQVADNFVTKSGRKVELGIYVEPGKEALAGYAMDALKRSMQWDEEAFGREYDLDVFNIVAVSDFNMGAMENKGLNIFNDKYVLADQETATDADFANIEAIIAHEYFHNWTGNRITCRDWFQLCLKEGLTVFRDHEFSADQRSRAVKRIAEVRTLRAHQFPEDQGPLAHPVRPRRYREINNFYTATVYEKGSEVVRMIRTILGAEVFRAGMDLYFERHDGEAATIEDFIKVFEDASGRDLSQFALWYHQAGTPNLTVSSTHNPAAQEFTLEIEQSVPPTPSESRKRLMHIPLAFGLIGAGGKPVAYSGVEGASVEDGVIHVRKRRHVVRFSGVAERPAVSLNRGFSAPVTLSAEQKAADQYFLARHDSDAFSRWQAFNTLLTDALIAAFRQILGGKQPDFAPRLTELAGSIASDETLEPAYRALALALPGDADIARDIGKNIDPDAIHAARQALALAIGMANGEAFSGLYDSLADKSAFSPDAASAGRRALRNILLDYLSLLPDGAALAAGHFQSASNMTDRAAALAVLAHRHHGSPEASKALAAFEQTYASDPLVMDKWFQIQASVPGPQAVETVRALTAHAGFSMGNPNRVRSLIGTFSSANQTGFHRADGEGYRFFARTVLEVEKRNPQVAARLATALRSWRSLEPGRQAQAREVLVSIANAENLSADLRDIVERTLA